TTTAGAAATTCGTGGATTGCCCGTCTAATAATTGCCGATGTTGATTCGTTGGTGTCTTGTGCTAATTTTTGTAGTTTTTCAACTAATGGGATTGGAAATTCTATTCTAACGCGATTGCGTATTCTTATCTTACGTGGTATATTCATTTTATTCCTTTCGTTTTGCGATAATTCGCTTAAATAATTCTTTTTTGGTTTGTGGGTTTCATAATTTTTTAAAGGTGTGTAAGTTTGCATCACATTCACTTCCTAAAATACAGCAAACCTCAAAACGTTCTCAAAAATCTACGGCATACATCGCTGTTATTGGTAAAATGTATCAATCAACGTCTGAGTCGTGGTTTATTTGATAATATGTTTCTTTATAAGTATCTAATGCGAGAAAATTAGAAGGTAAGAGATTATCTTTTTCATCTAAATATACCGAGTACATCGTTTCGTTTTTAAAATATCGGTCGAAATCTGCTTTTTTATGCTGCTTATTTCATAAGTTAGAATATCAAAAACAACTCGGACCTCCTTTTGAGATTACTATTTTCCCATCTGCGTCTCTTGTAATATTACGTGCATCGATGTAGGCTGCTTTTTGGTCTTTGTGTAGTCCGTATGCGTGTAAGTTGTTTGTTTTGTAGTCTTTAAAGGTATTAACATATGATGCAAACATTACACCCCCTAAAATAATAAAATCGATGCTTTGTTCTTTAAGTTTGTTATAAAACTTACGCGCAATTGAAAAAGGTGGATTGGTAATAACGATATTGCTTTCTTGGTAATATTGATTAACTTCTTCACCTAACATATCACCGTCACCTTGTAATTTGCTAATTTCTACACCATCAAAGACGTCATCATCGTTTCCATCTCCAGTATATACTGCGAGCTCTCCTTTAGAATTTGGGTTATATGCTGTTGCGATTAATTTTTTAAGTTTCAATACTTTAAAATTCTTTTTAAAATAAATTCAGAAAGCACTCGGCCATTCTTGCTTATTGTTAAAATATTCGCTACATAAAAACAAAGAATCGGCCGGTAGATATACAGTTTTATTTTCTAAAAATGATATTCAGTGCTGCATTTCTGTTTTAATAATTTCGGTAGTAGTATAAAATTCATCATTTCGTTTTACTTTTGCTGCACTTAGTGTTTCATTGCTTCAGCTACTTTCGTGTTGCTTTTTAAATTCATCTAATAACTGCACGAAATTCATTAAATAAAGACGTCTAAACTTTCATCTACTTCTCCTAATTCGTGTAAGTCTTTTTGATTAGCTGCTAGTGTAAAAGTTTTATTTAAATAATTGTGTCCATATTGATTAACTGCTTGGGATTTGGTAATTTCTACATTCACCTTTGCCCCTTTCATCTTAATTAATGCGCTCATAAACTCTAACTCATTTTTATAACTAAGTCCGAGTCCGATTATCATTTTATTCAGTTGTGCTTGGTCTCACTTTCTTTTGCGTTCTGCTTTATAGTTTTCATCGATATAGTAGCGGCGATTGGTGGTTTTTAGTCCTTCGGGTGTATTTACTTCTACGTCTATTTGCACATAATTAATTCCCTTATCATCGCGTAAAATCGCTGCATTTACGATACTTCCTAGATAGTTTCCTACACCTAATGCACTTGGGATTTCGGTTGCTTGTGCTTCTATGTTAAAATTGATGGCCATTATTTGTCTCCTTTGTTAACTGTAATTAATTTATGAATGCGACTTGGTCTTATGCCGCTATCTCCATAATATGCTCCGGATGATATCTTTCTTCCGTATTGTTGTGTTTGTGTTAATATTTGTGCTTCATTGTTAAATTCATAAACTTCAAAAACACCGGTCTCGCTTCCATCTAAATTAGTGGTAAAAATTGCGAGATATTGTTTATTATTGCGTTTATCGCTGTAAATTTGGTATCTTGTGGTTAATTCCATTTTTTCCTTTCTAATTATTCAATGCGATTCAATTCTCAAACATTGATAGAGTATAATCTTGCGATTTTTGTAGTCGATTTCATATTTGTCCCTCGATTGATTGAAAGTCGATAAAATAATAATAATTTACCTTATGAACTTGTCCGATGCGATGAATTCGTTTGTGTGATTGCTTGAATAATTCACCAGATGTTGGGAGGCTGTAATATATTTGATTGAACACCTTATGCTGCAACCCATCTATTCCCCGCGCTCCGGATTGATAATGTATTAACACAATAAAACGTCCATCGCTGTATTGTAATGCTTGTGGTAATTGATTTGCATTTCCATTAATTTCAAAAATCTTAATACCCGGGTGTTTGTCTTTGATTAAGTTGATAATGTCGTTTGCTTCTGCTTTGTAATTGTAAAAAATACTAAAATTATATGTGCTCTCGTTGATTAAAACTTCCAGCTGTTGTAATTTCGCATCAGAAACATTTACAAAACTTCCATCATCTGCTTTAAAACACCCCGATGCTAATTGTCGTGCTGCGTGTAATAGTTTTATACTGCTATCAGCCGTGATGCTATGCTCTCCGGTTATCAGTGCGTGTTCTTTGAATAATGTTTTATAATGTTGTGTGGTTGTAACTTGTTTTATGTGTTGGCGTTGGTCTGGTAATTCTATTGCTTGATCACTACTTAGAAAAAACGAGCGGTGATATAAAAGGGCTAAAAGTTCGTTCACTTTGTTTTGATCGTATCCTGTGATAATTTTAAAACGTCTCCCCGGTATGATGTAATACTTGCAAAACTTGCTAACGAATGCATCGTAGCTATATTTTTCCGGTAATAATTCTAAGAGTTTCATCTGCATAAATAAATTCACATAACCATTTGAAATCGGGTCTCCACTTAACATTAGCACCTTAGCATACTTCCGGTTTCATTGTCATATACATTTAGAAAGTTGCGACTTGGGGTTTTTAAGGACTTGTGATTCATCAATAATTAAATTTATGTCGTATCAAAGTTCCCATCCTTTGCCGTTGATTAAGTTTCTAAAAATTCCATAACTGCATATAATAACTTGTTCGGCTTTCTGCATTTTTGATTGTATGTCGATGTTAAAACTTTTTTTATTTAAAGACTTTAAAGTAATAACGCTAAATCCTAAATTTTGGGCTTCATTACTTCAGTCGTCTATTTTCGCACTGTCGCAGATTATATAAGTGGTTCGCTGCTTTTGGGTTTTTAGCCAATTCAGTGCCGTGAAAGTTTTTCCTAACCCCATATCTAATGCTAATAAAAATCGATCGTGGTTATTTGCTACCTTGATTGCTTCCTTTTGATATTGATAAAGTTGCTTCATCTCTTTTCCTTTGTTTTATTTCTTTATTCTTTCAGTATTGTTTTCAGTATTCAATTTGTTTGTTTGAGTAATGTTTTAAAATTTGTCATTGATTGGTGATTATTTTATTGAGTATAAAATCGATATTATGCAAATCAGCAAAAAGGTAAATTAAATTACTTGCATAATGCGATGCTTGTAGCACTTGTAGTGCTTTGGGTTTGCTTTTATGAAAGTCGCTTTTTAACTCTAATGCATAACTGTGAAAATGGTTGAAAATTAATAAATCAGCGATACCAGACCTTTGAAATTCTCCACCTGCTATTTTGATATAACTAATGCGATGCTTGTTAAGAATTCGCTTCACTTTGTTTTGTAGTTGTTTCTCTAACATAAATCAATCTCACAGTAGTCTTTTGAAGTACGAAAGTAATTAAAGTCTCCGTAGATGGTGTTGTCTATTGCTTCAATTCGTTCTCGGTCGTTTTGAGATGTATGTATTAAGATGACTTTCGGTTGTTTAAAATTTACCCCAAGAATGTGTTTTAATGCTTTCAGTGTTTGAATGATATTAAAGTGACCTAATTCGCTATTTTGAATCTGTGTCTTTAAATCGTTTTGGGTTGGGGTTTTGATGTGGTTTGATTCTATCATTACAAAATCTAAGTCGCGATTGAAAGCGTTGTCTAAACTTGATAATTTTAAACTCCCAGCATCGGTGATATAAATCCCTTTTTTATTTAACTGCTTAAAATTTAAATAGTATCCATTGTTGGCCTTAGAATTGTGTAAAACTTCAAAGGCTCTAAACTCTACAAAATCATTATGATAGGTTTGTTTATAATTTAATTCAACAAAGCGATGTTGGTTGATGTGATACACGTTTTCGTGTTTTTTCTTAAATTCTTGCAGTGATAACGGGTTTATGATAACGGGCGCTTTTTGATTAACTTTTAAAAAGTTCGGTAGATACTTAATATGGTCAATGTGTTCGTGTGATATCAATAAATAATCAGCATTCAAAATTTTAAAATAGTGCTCGTTTCGTGTATTTAAAAATATATTTACACCAATGTCGATTAATACATTTATACCCGTATCACTTAATAAATAGCAATTGCCAGCACTACTACTTCCGAAACTAATGAGTCGCATCCGAATTACTTACCGTAGTGATTAACACTTGAAAGCCTTGTGCTAGTTCTTGCAATCTTTGCTTACTGTAATTATCTAAGTGCTCAGCATCATCGATTAAGATAAACCCCATAATATTACTTTGAGTTTGTAAAAATTTCGCTAATTCTACACCTACCAACACCCGTTCAGCCTTATTTAAACTCTTAAACTCTACTCCCTTATATCTAATTAATAACTCATCGGTTTTTTGTGTTGGTATAAAACTAAAATCAAAGTAAAAGTGTTGTGTTTTAATTAATTCATTGAGTTGTTCTACTACTAATGCCTCGAAAATGTCTAACATTCAAAGACTTGTGTTTCATATTGCAATGTCTTTTAAAAATTGTGTAATCTCAGAAGTGTACTGCTGCATTAATTCATTAATATTTGGGTCTTTATCGTTAAGCAGGTCTTTTAAGGTATTTATTTTAATTCGTGTTCGTTGTTCGTGTTCGCTCTCTCTTTTTAAGTTGGCTCTAAAGATCTTACGTATTTCAGCGGTGTCGATATTATTAACCTTAGATGGTTCACTTACTTTTAATAAGTTATAAAAAACACTAAGTAATGCATCAAGTTCATCGCTATTGATAATATTGATATCTTGTTTGGTAAGCATTCTATCTCTAAAAATCAATCAGATCTTTTTTAGGTTTTCAGCATTTCTAAGATATTTACGTATAAAATAATTTTTCAGCACAGTTGGCCCTGCATTTAAGAAAGTAACGGGAACAAACATTGCTTCAAAGTCTGCATCCCCAACATTCATTAGTGTCTGCATTTGTTCTTTAATTTCTTGTGGTTTTCTACCTATTTTATTAATACAAAATTCAGTG
The Mycoplasmopsis mustelae DNA segment above includes these coding regions:
- a CDS encoding ribbon-helix-helix domain-containing protein yields the protein MNIPRKIRIRNRVRIEFPIPLVEKLQKLAQDTNESTSAIIRRAIHEFLKNHGAE
- a CDS encoding SNF2-related protein, with product MKQLYQYQKEAIKVANNHDRFLLALDMGLGKTFTALNWLKTQKQRTTYIICDSAKIDDWSNEAQNLGFSVITLKSLNKKSFNIDIQSKMQKAEQVIICSYGIFRNLINGKGWELWYDINLIIDESQVLKNPKSQLSKCIWQWNRKYAKVLMLSGDPISNGYVNLFMQMKLLELLPEKYSYDAFVSKFCKYYIIPGRRFKIITGYDQNKVNELLALLYHRSFFLSSDQAIELPDQRQHIKQVTTTQHYKTLFKEHALITGEHSITADSSIKLLHAARQLASGCFKADDGSFVNVSDAKLQQLEVLINESTYNFSIFYNYKAEANDIINLIKDKHPGIKIFEINGNANQLPQALQYSDGRFIVLIHYQSGARGIDGLQHKVFNQIYYSLPTSGELFKQSHKRIHRIGQVHKVNYYYFIDFQSIEGQIWNRLQKSQDYTLSMFENWIALNN
- a CDS encoding MBL fold metallo-hydrolase, coding for MRLISFGSSSAGNCYLLSDTGINVLIDIGVNIFLNTRNEHYFKILNADYLLISHEHIDHIKYLPNFLKVNQKAPVIINPLSLQEFKKKHENVYHINQHRFVELNYKQTYHNDFVEFRAFEVLHNSKANNGYYLNFKQLNKKGIYITDAGSLKLSSLDNAFNRDLDFVMIESNHIKTPTQNDLKTQIQNSELGHFNIIQTLKALKHILGVNFKQPKVILIHTSQNDRERIEAIDNTIYGDFNYFRTSKDYCEIDLC
- a CDS encoding adenine-specific methyltransferase EcoRI family protein yields the protein MNFVQLLDEFKKQHESSWSNETLSAAKVKRNDEFYTTTEIIKTEMQHWISFLENKTVYLPADSLFLCSEYFNNKQEWPSAFWIYFKKNFKVLKLKKLIATAYNPNSKGELAVYTGDGNDDDVFDGVEISKLQGDGDMLGEEVNQYYQESNIVITNPPFSIARKFYNKLKEQSIDFIILGGVMFASYVNTFKDYKTNNLHAYGLHKDQKAAYIDARNITRDADGKIVISKGGPSCFWYSNLWNKQHKKADFDRYFKNETMYSVYLDEKDNLLPSNFLALDTYKETYYQINHDSDVDWYILPITAMYAVDFWERFEVCCILGSECDANLHTFKKLWNPQTKKELFKRIIAKRKE